GCGGGCGATGGGCGAGACCGGGTACAGGCGGTAGCGTTGGTTTGGTCCCGGTCGTGGGACGCGTGGCGGGAGCGGACTGGCGGTTGAGCGCTTGGGGAGGGGTGCCCGGGGAACAACGTCGACACGAAGGGCGTCCAGGTACACGCGTTTACCTCGAACGTCGCGAAACGTATGTGCGGGGGTATTACCGGCACGCCGCTATTGTTCGcaccgggaaaaaaaaatattattaaattataccTTGCTTGCCAAGTGGACGAGCTGTTGAATCATCCCATTAATCGATACCGGTGAGGTGcacattttatatttttcggaaattccTTTCTTACCCACCTTTTCTCTTTCCGAAAATACCCCCACCTTCTCCTCCGTCGCtatttcattctcttttccaTAAACAGCTCTCGTATCTTGAGAACCAGAAGgcgatttggatttggattttgacCGCCGTAGAGAGTTTTTTTATTCGTTATGTTCTTTGTATTTTGGAGTATAGAGGAAGCATGGttatggtgatgatgatgccGTTGATGACGAGGAAGATCACGAGCTTGTTTCTTCAGTGGACAGGAATGTTGGTCTCCTTCTCGATCGACAAGTTACCTTCTTGAGTCGGTCCctaaagagagacagagaagaggGTAATGGAGGAGAAAGACAGGTGGGGATGTTtatggaaaaaatataaaatgagcgaaaaaggaatttatgaaaaatgtgaaatgtAAGCCTCACTAGACACTTATTGATCATTAAATGGAGTAATTTATTACTAACTTAACAAGTAAAATTTAACCGATATTTTCTCTTTGCACCGAGTTTATGTACTCTAGGTGTaactaacaatttttaaattctCGTGCAATTGTAAATTATGTAGTTATGGTTCACGCCCAACAATGTATAACAAAAGTGATATATGTAATCCCAGAGAAAGTAATTACATAATCACATCTAACTATCCTTttctttgataaaataaaagggaGTGAGTGGGCTTtcattcttttcacttttgaGGGGTTTTTCCCGACTATGGGGATCTTGAGAGGCAGATTTCGATGGGCATTGAAATTGAAATCTCATGTTGGATTCATCACTTTTGCTTGCCCCAATGGCGAGTCGCCGTCTTTGGTTATTATTACCATCACCGCCGTTTTTATTATCGAATATTATCCTTAACATCATTACTATTATTGTCATCCATTTTCCACCAACATTATTGTCATATTTTTTTCATAGCGATCGCAACCATACGATCACGTCATTTGTCACGACTTTAGTGCAACAGCTGCGCAATTTGATGTGAAATGCAATATCCTCGATAAAAGATTGATCGTGCAACGTGGAGTACACGCCATCGCATGGGCACCGGGCGAAAGCTTACACACGAAGGAACATCAAGGGCGGCTGAAGATGCCGGTTCCtagtccggtccggtccgattcGCAAGCCGAACCGAATGCTGCGAAGAGTCTTCATGTCAGACCCGGTCCGCCACTTTCTTTCCGGAAGCAAAGCTGAAAGCAAGCAAGAGTCTGTCGTCTCCTCGTTTCCAAGTCTTCCTGCTTGACATCGCTTCGACACCGTCCATGGAAGAAtcgccatcttcttcttctttttccttctcgaCGACCCCGCTGCATCCTCTTTCGTACTGGGATTGTCTCCAACTGTTTCTTCTCCGTCCGGCTCTCGCCATCTCCTTCGTCTTCTCCTTCATTCTTCTCGGTATGGTGTGGGTCTTTATGTACATGATTCTGGGAATTGTGCTGTTCTGGTAAggtgtttgtttgttttgatgttgtgGGTCTTGGATTCTGTAGGATGGGTTTTGGCGTGGAAGCTAGTTCTGGTTCACGTCCCTCTGGTTCAGGAGATCTTCGGCCTCCGGAAGAAGACCGTCAAGCCGAAACCTCCGACCCGCCATCGGCTTTCGAAGTTCTACAGTAGCATGGATCGAGATCCCCAACGATCCGACTCTAAAAAGCCGAATTGAGATCGTTTATCCAGGTTAGGCATGGCAACCTCCAATGGGATGGTATAATTTTGCATCCGTTGCGGCTATCTGACTTTGAATGGATTGTGAGGTGTTTTGGTTTATTATCTCTTCGGTATACTTGAGGTGGGTTTTTGTATCTGGGTTTGTTTGGATTTGGTGTTTCAATTGGCTGAATGACGAGGAAACTTTTAAAGGCTCAACCTTTTGTGAGATTTATGTGTAGCTTGTCTAAAATGCAAGATACCCATGACGGGTGGATTATGTAAGAATTCACCCCCATCTGCGAGGCTTTAGTGCTGAAATTATAGTTTAGACACTTTTGATGGGGATATTAAGTTTGGATTGAAGTTGTGCCGGGGATCCTTGTGAGTATCGTGAGTCAAGCCGTTGATCTTCCAGTGTATTAAGCTGGTACGGTAGTGAGATGCTGTCGCATTGCATGATGAGAGGTTTGGGACTAGCCTCTTCTTCTGTAGTTTTTATGAAGCAAAAGCTTTTGCTAATTAGGGAACTTATTTGAGGGCTGCTATGTGTCTTGTTTATGCTTATGTCGGGCTCTTGAGAGTTTCCTGCTCTAGTCGATCGGTTCAATCAAGATTTTACATGAATGCATCATCCTGGTTGTAGATTATGAAGCTGTTGAACTTCTTTGAAGTAAGAGTTAAATGTTATAGGTTCATAATCTTCAATGAGGTCCAGAGGTGACACTTCCATTGACAGGACTGGGACTCACTGTCTTGTTACTGCAAAGACATGATTTTGTCAAGAGGAAAGAATGAGAGAAACTCTATTCAATAAGAGGATAATTAACTGCCTGACTTGATGGTTTACATAGCCTGCTGCAACACTGGAGGCcctataataaaattttgtcGGAACATAATGTGATTTGTGAAGGATACACCATTTCTTCTAGTTGATATATCTTAAAATGACTGATTGGTTCACGGTCCTTGACAATGTCAGAGGTGCCTGCCTTTATTACTGCTCCCTTACTCAGCAAAATTCATTCATGGCACCAAAAGCAAAACGGTTTCTGCTGTAATATagtaagaaaaggaaatgactAAAGGATCAAGATTTCAAAGTAAAGCACCAAAATCCAATGGCTGTTTACAAAGGGTTTCTGCTGAGTCAAATCTGGAAAAACATTGTTTGCaaccctctttcttcttcaccttcatcttcttctggCCTTTTTCCTTCTGGAAAGGCAAAATTCTCCTCCACATCCACATTAACCAGAACTGGTTACAGGATCAAGAAAACTGTCATTCCTGCTCCTCATTAACCATCTGAGATCCTAtgtcttccttttgttttgaatcACCCAGCCAAGAAATGGAAGACTGAAAAGTTGATTTCCATCACTTTATCTAATTCAAACATGTAAAGCTCATCACCATTTGAAGAAAACTTACAATCTCCCATCTGTTACCATATTTCACAAAGTAGATGAGCTATGATATTCCTCATACAAGTATAAATCTCAGATACCAACATGACACTTGACTCATGTCTTAGCCAAGGTCACTGCCGCAAGGTCTCTTTAACTTGTTGAAGAGATGGCTTAAGGTGCCACTTAGCAGGAAAGAAAGTCGAACTCTAACGTTGCCCTGCTTCCATGACTGGTTATATACCTAATGCCCAAGTGTGAACACATATTACATTTATCAAACAACTTGCCAATTTTGGCAATACAAAGATGTTGCTATGGCATAGGAAAGCTTAaatctttttcctcctctgtGTATGAGGTGGACTTATAGTGATGCTGGCATCCTGAATATCTTATGACGATGGATGTCAAGGAAAATGGTGCGTGAAATCTCAATTTCCATGTCATCCTCTCTGTGaggaatattttctcctatccTCTCATTGACAAGCTTTAGATCTTGTAACTTCAGACCAATACAGATCTTCTGGCTGTTTACTGTAAAATTGAATAGCTTTCGGATAGCATTCAGAGAATGATGAAGTGTTTTGGTGTAAATCGTTCCTTTTTGGTGGCCATGAGAGCTTCAGGTGAAGAGATTGTTGCTAAATGCCAAATCAGACTGTTGTTGATAACCTTTTAGTTCTTCCATGCCATGCGAATGCTAGATTTTTCCATGATAGGTTGAATTCAGATAGAAAGTTTCCAATGGCACAGTAGCTCTGCACTGTCTGTTAAAACTTTTCTGCTTGAGAATATACAGAACACAAACTGCAATAGTTTTGCATATTGATTCTGCACAAACCAACCGTTTGGTTATTCTTTGTCACAGACAGATTGAGCAACTCTCGGATGAGGGAGGAAATCAAGAATCTTGGGTCACCGTATTTGACAAGGATGAGGAACCTCAGAATTGTCTGCCGGAGGCATGCTGATATTCCACACCAATCTCTGATGGTGTCAATAGGTCAGAATGGTTGAAGATCATCCGGTTTGTAGATTACCAATCTTGATACATCGGAGGTGTGATTATTCGATCTGTGCATATTTCAGTTCCATCTCATCAGTGTAAATATTCATTCAGTGCATATTCTGTTCCGTCTCTTTGTCCAGTCCAAATTACACGGAGTTTATGCTTGCCTTGCTACAATTTGACTGATACCGTCCGAACCATATATGCTCATATTTTACTATTTCAGTTTGATTAGTCAAAGCTTATTATTTCATATAGCATTTACTTGTGACAATCATTCTGGAGAAGGAAATATCAACATCTGAAAAACAGAGTAGCTTGCCGATTGCCATGACGAAAACAGTCGCACTTGGCACTATCAAAGTTGGGTAAGAAGGAAACGCGCCCAGCTCGTTCATCATCTCCATTTGACGGCATAGACTGTTTCAGAACGAAATTCCATAGCCAGTAGAAATTCTTCCGACTGCAAACTACAAGGCCAACATTATAAACCTTACACCGTACTAAAAAGAAACGGGGTTTTAGACACTTAattgagaaagaaggaagaaaaggaagtcTTTGATATCGTAACAAATTCATTTTTGCAATTCGTCGTCTCATTTTAGGTCTCCCGGCTTCTATAGACACTCCTAATTCAATACCGTCGACATTCATAAAGGACATTATCTGTTACGGAGATTGGTGTAATTTTCCAAGAGCTAAATGTACTTTCTCAACCAGCCTCATTTATCCTCATATAATAGCACtccatcctcttcctcctctcattGAAAAGTTGTACAGAGCCTTTAATCAGAATTGCTAACCTCACATCTACAATTACTCaagaccaaaaaacaaaaacaagagagAGTTCCTTATTATAGCTGATAGCATAGATTCTATAATTACTCTTGGGGAACGAAGGTTACTTTGTTTTCCCAGCCATGAAGAAACAATCAAAAGAGAATCATCGGACTCATCTAGTAATAAGGCACACAAAGTCGCAAACAATGACAGCCATTGCAACTTTAGATAAATCTCAGAACAATAACTGAAGTTTAAAGCCAATATAACAAGGTTCCAACAGATCCTGCCGCGACAAACATATAGACCTCCGAAGGTATTTAATCCAACAACCTGAGATAAACGATAAGCAAACCAAGAGGGTAGTGCcggggaagatgaacaaatCCTCCCCCTCACTGCCTCCCTCTTATAATAAACTAAGAGAGACGCGATTACACCAGCAAAAGCCAAAAACAGAATATCGTAAGCATCAGTCAACAGTATCTTTGATGCTACCAGCAGCATCTGAAACGTGCGCGCAAGTTCACCTTCACTCTTCTTCGGAGTCGCAGCATCTGAAACGTGCGCGCAAGTTCACCTTCACTCTTCTTCGGAGTCGCAGCATCTGAAACGTGCGCGCAAGTTCACCTTCACTCTTCTTCGGACTCGGACTCAGCATTCTGAAGCCACTCAATGAACGGTTTAACATTCTTCCAAATTGGGGAAGCTTTGTTTCCACCAGCCAGACCCTTCTGATACCACTCCATTATGAACTCCTCCTCAAGCACATCATTGTCATACAGGAACTTCAGAACCAGCGCTACCTCCTTCGTGACCTCCTGACCTGCCTTTCCACAGAAAGACTCGATAGCCTGCAGCAGTACCATCTGCGATCCATCCTCCTCAGTGGCAGCCACCAGATAACTCTTCTTTTTGGTGACTTCCTTTGCAAACCCCTTCCCAACACCATCAAAGAGAGCCTCAAATAAAGCATCCATGATTTCTTTCGGGGTCCCAGAGAGAGATTTCAAGAATGATTTTAGCTGGCTAGATGAGGAGCCCTTTTTCAGGAATTCCTTAATCTCGTCAACAAGACTATCCTCGGTCTCAGCAGTTACAGTGCCATTGCCATTGCCATTAACTTTGGTTTCTGATTTTGCTGCTTCTTCTGGCAGCTTCtttgttgactttgatttctCCTCATTGGTGGAAAGCATGACCATGTCAGCAGTAGCTGCACTCAGCTGCTCCTGGATGCGCTGCCGGGCCGCCTCTAATGATGTGTCTGTTTGCCACTGCACatcatcgtcgtcatcatcatcagcgACAGCATGATGATCATTCTCATCAGCCTGGCTGCctggtggagagtgctcctcatcaGACAGGTTCTTCTTCTTAGTCGATGCACCTTTTGAAGCATCCTTGGAAGTTGCAGAAGCCTTTTTCTTCGCCGCctcctttttcaatttcttttgctcCTCATCTGCTGCCTCCCCCTCTTTGAGCCTCTCTTTCTCAGCCCTCCTCATAGCCTTCTTATCTTTTGATGACTTCTTTTGCTCAGgtggatttttcaatataaacgTTGTCAGCTTGTCCCTCATATCAACATCCGACAAAAATCCACATGCAGCACATTTCAGTGTGATCATCTGGGTCTTGGTAATGATAATCTCAGTCTCAGGATTTCCACAACCATAGCACTGAACATACTTCTTAATAAAGTTCTCCAGTAAGCCGGCGAGCTTTGCAGTGTCGTGGGCTCCATTAACAAGTGAAATTCCCGTCTTCTCATCAAACTTTGATTGAGCGCCAAGCTCACAACCGAAATACTTCGTGGTGTAAGAAGCAGGTCTCCCCAGTGCCTTTGCAATCTCAACCATGTTGACCACATTAGTCTTGATTCCATTGCCTCTACCCTCTATCTTTGTTATCATTTTTGGCATCTTATACCTGTAGAAGGCATCATCACGGTTGGAAGCACCAATGTTTTGGAGGGCCATCTTGTCGCAGCAGGCACAAAGTCACGAGTCTATATTATAGGGAGCAAAAGGTAACAGCAGCTTTATCTGTTATGACAAAATTCTCTTCAGATGTAAAAGGTCGCATAAACCCACAACCTAGAAGAAAGTCACTCCTGCAGCTCTCAGTGGCTCCAAGACGCAAGCATCCAACAATTTCAGATGGATGTATGTTCTTTTTTCTAGACGTAGGACAGTACTCCCCAAGTAATCCAAGTGATGACAGAAAAAGTGATGCCGGTTCAGACATAAAAGAAGCTTCAAACTGAGGACCCTCCACTTTGACAGGCCAAGCGTTGCAGATTGACTGCACCAACTTCATGCAGGTAAAACAAGACAAAATTTAGGAGACAAAATACAACACATATGAACATAAAGTGAAGTATCTGAAATTTTCTTGAAATGACTAATTGTTGAGACAGATACAAAAGAAGCAATttcaagacccaaaaaaaaaaaaaaaaccaacaaaagcAGTTAAAACAATAATAGACATCCGAGATGTTTGATAGATAGTGACTCCAGAAGCTCAAGCCAAGTCATATATCCAGCATGcaattttctccctttttccgCTGTAAACCAACAAGCAGCAGGCCCAGCAAGTACTACTTTTCACACGCTTCAATGCCTAGCATCATCCATAGTTCAGGCACAGCATCTCACACCCAGGCAGTACCAACGTCCTTTATTAATTTCATATCAAAGAAAAGCGATGGGTGCATATCTGTGTAAAACTAATATGGCCATTCCACAAATGCATGTCTTCATGCCAGaagtttcttcttctattattcaaatttcactTGCCATCATTGCAAACGAATGAAGGGCCCCCACAAATCAAACCTAAAAGACAGGATGCTCTCATATATACTTCAATATTTACAGAACATGAAGTTCTCCTTGCCAATAACCAATATTTGTGGCTCTTCACTGCCCCATGTTCCACAAATGGCAAgcttttcaagaaaatgcaaacaactTGGTCCAATGTAAACTATTTATGCCTTTAATAACTCAATCTTTCCTGCAAAAGCCAGGTCAGTATTCTTAAAAATGTGGCCATATGCAAGTCTCTCTTAAACATTAACATGAGAGAAAGTTTGCATGATTAAATCTCATAGGTGAATTCACTCATTAAAACAAAAGCTAGACACATTCCTTTGAATATCCAAATATGTAAGCAATCACggaaatcaaaacaaacatggAATAAGACGATACTCAATATAAGACCTGCAACAGCTTCAAACACATACAGACCGCAAAATCAACAAGATATGTCAGCCCAAAGCACGCACGATCCACATATTCCCAAGCAGCAAGGCTTAACTCTGTCTAAGACCAACTGAGACCAAAATCAATCAGAAAATATCCACCGCTCAAACACTTGAAACAAACATTCATCCACTCCATCAGGAAAAAATCCAGCTAAATCAAATCAGTTCCCAACCGATCGTCAACAATCCATCGAGGTTTGACCAAACCACGACTGAAAAACAGCACCACGCATCCAAAACCATCAAGAAACCTCTCGATTCCGACTAGAAACCAACAGTCATCCACTCCATTAGGCGATCATCATACACAACAAACCAAGCTAAAATCAAATCAGTTCCCAACCGATCGTCAACAATCCATCCAGGTTTGACCAAACCGCAACCGACAGACAGCATCGCGCATCCAAAACCGTCAAGAAACCTCTCGATTCCCACTAGAAACAAACAGTCATCCACTCCATCACGCAATCATCACACACAACAAATCCAGCTAAAATCAAAACAGTCCCCATTCGATCGTCGACAATCCATCCAGGTTTGACCAAAACCCGCGACCGAAGAAAAGCATCACGCACATCCAAAACCGTCAAGAAACCTCTCGATTCCCCAAGAAGAAACGCCAGATCTAACAAGGAAAACGGACAAATCGCCCCCGACGAGCTGAATCGACCGCACCCCAACCGCCGACCGACGAACAACAGCAGCAACGGCAAGATCGAATCCAACGACGCAAAAGCGACGATCGGACCGATCGGTGCTACGCCGGAATCGATCGGAGATCGGAGAtcggagaagagagagaggaaaacagAGCACGATACCTTATTTGCCGATGGAGGGGGATTCGTCGTCGTCGACCGCCTCTTCGTTCAGAGCTTCGCGTCTCCCGCAGGCGTGGCCGTGTTTGTGAATTTCTGGGTCTCTGCGAACGCGCATGAGGCTCAATTTATATAGGAGGCGCGGGCGGTCCTTAGGGCAAACTCATCCCcccacaataaaaaaataaaataaaataaaattcaaaaaatcaaaataaatataatccGACCGACTTTCTAGTTCCTAATTCTATTTTGCAAACGAGTATATGCCACTGCCGCCGGCCTGATTTACGATTATACCCTCCTCCGTACGGGTATTCCTCCTTTTCGTTCGGGGATTTTCTCGGAATTTCATTATGTTGTAGATATGGTTTGAGCTGGTCCCACGAAAATTACGATTATCCTGCTGTAAAAGGtttcaaatattaattaataattattatatatttcaactttttttccccTGGCCAACTAgttaccctttttcttttaagtcAAGGGCCAATTAGGTACTTGATATGGTATTTTTGTGACTTTCTAGCTTTAATTGGAATAGcctttgtggtaaaaaaataatttttcgactATTGCAAAATCCTTTTTATACAAGTGAATCCAAGCTCATGAAATGTCCTCTAATGACATAATGAATAAAAAGTTATTATAATCAATAGCCAATTTGGACATTATTCACTATAAATTATTTCTCTTACAGTGATTTTAATCTTGTTAATTAAGTAACATAGAAAGTTTTTTCGATGCAACACGTCTAAAGACCAGGCGATGTTTGATGTGTTGGAAGAACAATCAATTAATTCATCAATAATGCATTTTGATTCCTTTTAGGTAATAGTTatatgggttaataccctaaaaaattccaaaccggtacacttgtgacaaatttatctaaaattattttttttaccataaaaaatccaaaattgatatacatttgacaaatttaccaaaaactggtacacttgttaacaaatttactcgcagttagttttcgttaaattttattgttaaattattaagttaaatggcATATGATATACTTTATTTTACGCtccatttgtcacagtttacaatttttgtgatttttttgtgattttaatccaatttaacggatggtatatttgttataaatttaccaatttatgattttttgcaatcgaataaattagtttatagtaaatttgtcataaatgtaccagtttagagtttttttatggtcactcggagtaaatttgtcacggataTATcgggtttggaatttttatggtaaaaaaaataatttgagataacTACATTACAAGtttatcaattttgaatttttcaggaTATTCCTAGTTatatatcaattttatatttttctcaacaatattgcttttttttaaaaaaaattacaatagaaCCTGTGGCGTCATTACATGAAATGGCtaatcaacttttcttttttcaatttgcacTTGCAATTATTTCAGTTTGGACTTTTGAGGACTCGTCAATCAACAAAGAGGggcattaaaaataaaaaaaaatctcggtGCCACGTAATTTCGCAATTATTGGGATTGTGAAGTGATGGAGATATTCAGAGGAGGAAAGGGTCCAAAAGTATATGCTGAGGAAACGGAATCTAAGAAGCTTATCGCTATCTTTGATTGAAAAGTGCAAGGCACTGACGTTTTCGGAAGAGGGGAATAACACGTCATAGAAGAAACATCACTGGTTATTACGTTTTTCTTTTATCACACCTCGACATTATTCGCTCGTTTGAATTAATAAGATACACCATCATTATTTGAGCTTTCAATTCGATCGGTTATTAAAATTACACGTAAAATTGTCTTGTTCTATGTACAATTTTTTCACGCGTGAATTGAATAAGTCATCATCCATGAAATTACGAGAATGGTTATTATGAGTGCGACACTTtatatttgttattattttctctattttggtgaaaattggaagtttaTCGTATGCACTAAGTAGATTTCGCTGTCTGCGTCCAGGCCatagtggggaaaaaaaaaacaatttaccatcgaataattaaatttaaaagtcGTGCGGAGAAAGGGGGAAAGGTAATTTGGGGTCTTTTCCGTTCTCTCTTTTGTCCCCTCGAGTCCAGCCCAGATGGTCACATGGCCAGCCTTTCGGCATACTGGAGCACGTCATCTTGCTGCCTCGCGCGCGAAGGCCGCGATGATTTAAGGCCCACTCTTAGATTcttgaccctttttttttccccatagagaagtgatgaattattAGTGACAACACTGACAAGCCGCGGGGCTTGTTCGATACACTGAAAAGATAAAATGCTGAAAACTTATAAATTTGAATGCATATATTTCGCAAGAATGAACAACTTTAAAAATATCTTCTTAAAGTACGATAATTTGTATCATCTAAGGTAGGAGATCATCTTTCTACTTAATTTAATATCCATTATATCACGTTGAATCAAGGCAAGCACAAAATGGCCATAAGAGGCAATTGAACGAATAAATGTACTACTTTTCCGATCATAATATGCCAATGAAAACCAATGAATAATGTTGTGTAAGATTATTCACTTCGATGCGGGAGgacaatatatttatatatgcatatatacaTGTATCATATTTGTTATTGGCATTTCATTTCATCCCAAACACTCTTAGGGCATTCCCACATACCCAAATGTCTCAACTTCGAGGTATCATGACACACGGGACATCATCGCCTATCCACTAATATATAGGTGATGGCAATATAAAATAATACTTTCCATATGTAATCATATAATAGGAATGTGCATGATAACATTATGATCTCACTTGTATCAACAACAAAATTAACATCCACTTCCAAGAATCGACATCTAATAcacaatattttcattgaaatcttttttgaatgcaattaccttgcaatttcaatgaTTGCATGCGTAAGTTATTATGACAAACttagctccttttctttttcatatagCCACTGATAACTTAATCAAATGTTAGTATTATTTATTGGAAAATCAAgttataaaatcaataaaaccGAACCACAACTTAACAATTAACAACTTGGTTCATGGTCGGCAAGTCAACTAAAATATCGACAACTTAATGGGCCTTTAGGAATCGGCAACTTCAGAGCATGCACCTTGATTCAGAAAATCGACAACTTTGAGAACGGCAtttgaaaatcaacctctcGAAAATTTGCCAATTTGTGAACATCGATGAAGTGTTTAACAGATCGATTTGGCTTAAAAATCAGTGAACCGCTTAAAGTCAGTGAAGTTGCAAAAACAATATAATAACTAGATTCGGTGAAATGGTCACAAAATCGACAGTTTAGTTAAAGATTGATAACTAGTTAGAAATTGATGACTATCAATTACTAGTCCAAATTTCACGTTTACACTTCCTCACATAGTATACAAGCAAGCCTTTTGTGAGATCAATCAAGCATTTTCTATGCATGACAATATTATAGATCAAACTCATATAAACAAAATAACTGAACATGCTATTTATCAAAGTTTGATCGCAATAACATTCAAACTAAG
The window above is part of the Eucalyptus grandis isolate ANBG69807.140 chromosome 6, ASM1654582v1, whole genome shotgun sequence genome. Proteins encoded here:
- the LOC120294914 gene encoding uncharacterized protein LOC120294914 encodes the protein MEESPSSSSFSFSTTPLHPLSYWDCLQLFLLRPALAISFVFSFILLGWVLAWKLVLVHVPLVQEIFGLRKKTVKPKPPTRHRLSKFYSSMDRDPQRSDSKKPN
- the LOC104450459 gene encoding probable eukaryotic translation initiation factor 5-1, with product MALQNIGASNRDDAFYRYKMPKMITKIEGRGNGIKTNVVNMVEIAKALGRPASYTTKYFGCELGAQSKFDEKTGISLVNGAHDTAKLAGLLENFIKKYVQCYGCGNPETEIIITKTQMITLKCAACGFLSDVDMRDKLTTFILKNPPEQKKSSKDKKAMRRAEKERLKEGEAADEEQKKLKKEAAKKKASATSKDASKGASTKKKNLSDEEHSPPGSQADENDHHAVADDDDDDDVQWQTDTSLEAARQRIQEQLSAATADMVMLSTNEEKSKSTKKLPEEAAKSETKVNGNGNGTVTAETEDSLVDEIKEFLKKGSSSSQLKSFLKSLSGTPKEIMDALFEALFDGVGKGFAKEVTKKKSYLVAATEEDGSQMVLLQAIESFCGKAGQEVTKEVALVLKFLYDNDVLEEEFIMEWYQKGLAGGNKASPIWKNVKPFIEWLQNAESESEEE